A section of the Castanea sativa cultivar Marrone di Chiusa Pesio chromosome 12, ASM4071231v1 genome encodes:
- the LOC142618924 gene encoding putative GPI-anchored protein At5g19250: MAFFKLKLSLFFLVLHVVQGKASSDCDSTLSTATAEKYLLEELNLYRMSLISPNFTENNNAACLANNIASQLKNKTCKNTFHYSFTPGTKPNVTEYDKLMDGCDIKENHTIQGVILPVCVPKLDPFLVLFNYTTPQYAKYLKDSNYTETRIGSEDNWMVVVLSTNTLAGFFFGAASLIANVSMGNSLVALFIGFLVVSAVS, translated from the exons ATGGCCTTCTTTAAACTTAAactctccctcttttttcttgttcttcatgttGTGCAAGGAAAAGCATCTAGTGATTGTGacagtactctctc CACAGCTACAGCTGAAAAATATCTCTTGGAGGAACTTAATCTTTATAGGATGTCACTAATTTCCCCCAACTTCACTGAGAACAACAATGCAGCTTGCCTAGCTAATAATATTGCAAGCCaattaaagaacaaaacttgtaAAAACACCTTTCACTACAGCTTTACTCCTGGCACTAAGCCTAATGTCACCGAATATGACAAGCTCATGGATGGCTGTGACATAAAAGAGAATCACACAATTCAAGGGGTCATATTGCCTGTCTGTGTGCCCAAATTAGACCCATTTTTGGTGCTTTTTAATTATACTACACCTCAATATGCAAAATATCTAAAGGATTCAAACTACACTGAGACTAGGATTGGCTCTGAGGATAATTGGATGGTGGTTGTTTTGAGCACTAACACATTAGCTGGATTCTTTTTTGGTGCAGCTTCTTTGATTGCAAATGTTAGTATGGGTAACTCCTTGGTGGCTTTGTTCATTGGATTTCTTGTTGTTTCTGCAGTGAGCTGA
- the LOC142621180 gene encoding uncharacterized protein LOC142621180: MEAEFHDHPLIPIWKSFMFTCDICGKEGKGTPYMCQQCSFWVHGRCAYQFPRIVKVVRHKHLLHLTHSSLKFHQSNSRFCRICVQKVDTHYGHYYCSRCDFAAHLDCAVENKENINLQEFKDEVEVSEFNELVDSTTYKVKKINMSEDGTKIATEINHFSHEHDLKLTNEVLNNQKCDGCIRAILPPFYSCVKCSFFLHESCANLPKKKRHPLHQHSLTLLPMKPSIHFWCHACHRSCNGFTYQCEICWFSLDVQCSMISEILIHPGHEHQLLLSSIPFEHNCSCCASSIHPIFRCTTCDFVLDFRCATMPHSIRYKQHEHPFALNYRAEDDSGEYYCDICEEERRDSKYWFYYCEDCSYPAHPDCIIGKYPNFKFGGAYKFEHCHSHPLTFIEETKDYPQCNKCNGSCEELIYQCAQCNFYIHKDCL; the protein is encoded by the coding sequence ATGGAAGCTGAATTCCATGACCACCCATTGATTCCCATTTGGAAGTCGTTCATGTTCACTTGCGACATTTGCGGCAAAGAAGGCAAAGGTACGCCTTATATGTGTCAACAATGCAGTTTCTGGGTTCATGGAAGATGTGCTTATCAGTTCCCACGCATAGTCAAAGTTGTGCGTCACAAACACCTCCTCCACCTCACCCATTCTTCTCTTAAATTCCATCAATCCAACTCCCGATTTTGTCGAATCTGTGTTCAAAAGGTGGATACACACTATGGGCATTACTATTGCTCTAGATGTGATTTTGCAGCCCACCTTGATTGTGCTGTGGAAAACAAGGAGAACATAAATTTGCAAGAATTTAAAGATGAGGTTGAAGTTTCAGAGTTCAATGAATTGGTTGACTCAACAACTTACAAagtcaaaaaaatcaatatgaGTGAGGATGGAACTAAGATAGCTACAGAAATCAATCACTTCAGTCATGAGCATGACTTAAAGCTTACTAATGAGGttctaaataaccaaaaatGCGATGGGTGCATAAGAGCCATTCTCCCTCCATTTTATAGTTGTGTAAAGTGTAGCTTCTTTCTTCATGAATCTTGTgctaatttaccaaaaaaaaagcgACACCCACTTCATCAACACTCACTAACCCtgctcccaatgaaaccaagtATACATTTTTGGTGTCATGCCTGTCATCGTTCTTGCAATGGCTTCACCTATCAATGTGAGATATGCTGGTTTAGTCTTGATGTTCAATGTAGTATGATCTCAGAAATCCTTATCCACCCAGGTCATGAGCACCAACTTCTTCTCTCTAGCATTCCATTTGAACATAATTGCAGTTGTTGTGCTTCTTCCATTCACCCAATATTCCGTTGTACCACttgtgattttgttttggaCTTTAGATGTGCTACAATGCCACATTCTATAAGATACAAACAACATGAGCACCCCTTCGCTCTCAATTATAGAGCTGAAGATGACTCTGGTGAATATTATTGTGATATATGTGAAGAAGAACGGCGAGACTCAAAGTATTGGTTTTACTACTGTGAGGATTGTAGTTATCCTGCTCATCCAGATTGTATTATTGGGAAATACCCAAATTTCAAGTTTGGAGGTGCTTACAAATTTGAACATTGTCACTCACACCCTCTTACTTTCATTGAGGAAACTAAAGACTACCCTCAAT